Proteins from a single region of Desulfurobacterium indicum:
- the hslV gene encoding ATP-dependent protease subunit HslV yields the protein MSETFHGTTICAVIKDGKVAMAGDGQVTLGNTVFKNGARKVRKIYNGNVLVGFAGSVADAFSLLERFESKLTSFGGNLLKSAVELAKDWRTDRVLRRLEAMLLVADKSRILLISGNGDVIEPDIPVMAIGSGGAYAQAAATALYENTNLSAREIVEKSLKIAGSICIYTNVNIVVEELS from the coding sequence ATGAGTGAGACTTTTCACGGTACTACTATCTGTGCCGTTATAAAGGATGGAAAAGTAGCCATGGCCGGTGATGGTCAGGTTACTCTGGGAAACACTGTGTTTAAAAACGGTGCCAGAAAAGTTAGGAAAATATATAACGGTAATGTTCTGGTTGGATTTGCCGGTTCTGTTGCCGATGCTTTTTCCCTTCTTGAGAGATTTGAATCCAAGTTAACTTCCTTCGGCGGTAATCTTTTAAAGTCTGCTGTTGAGCTTGCAAAAGATTGGCGAACCGATAGAGTTTTGAGGCGTCTTGAAGCGATGCTTCTTGTTGCAGATAAGAGTAGGATACTACTTATTTCTGGTAATGGGGATGTGATAGAGCCTGACATTCCCGTTATGGCGATAGGCTCAGGTGGTGCTTATGCTCAGGCGGCTGCTACTGCCCTTTATGAGAATACCAATTTGTCGGCAAGAGAGATTGTTGAAAAATCTCTAAAAATAGCTGGAAGTATATGTATCTATACAAATGTTAATATAGTTGTGGAAGAACTTTCTTAA
- a CDS encoding histidinol phosphate phosphatase domain-containing protein gives MIDLHTHTVFSDGELIPSELVRRAEFLGYRAIAITDHADYSNYQFIIENLLKTVEILTENTNIVVLPGVEITHVPPVKIPELIEKCRNEGAKVVVVHGETVVEPVAEGTNLAAIEGRADILAHPGLVDLKILEMAAKNGVAIEITARKGHNITNGYVVKIGREVGVRFVINTDAHAPSDLIDRAFAMKVGLGAGLTMREVEMAFATSEEMVRRKMGNEKAAL, from the coding sequence ATGATAGATCTTCATACTCATACGGTTTTTAGTGACGGTGAGCTTATTCCTTCCGAACTTGTTCGGCGTGCCGAGTTTTTAGGTTACAGAGCGATAGCCATAACTGACCATGCAGATTACTCCAATTATCAGTTTATTATTGAAAATCTTCTAAAAACAGTTGAGATTCTCACTGAAAATACGAACATAGTTGTTCTTCCTGGTGTGGAGATAACTCATGTTCCACCTGTTAAAATTCCGGAATTGATAGAGAAGTGCAGAAACGAAGGAGCTAAAGTTGTTGTTGTTCACGGTGAGACAGTAGTCGAGCCGGTGGCTGAGGGAACAAATCTGGCAGCAATTGAGGGTAGAGCCGATATTCTTGCTCATCCTGGACTTGTGGATTTGAAGATACTTGAGATGGCGGCTAAAAATGGTGTAGCTATTGAGATAACTGCAAGAAAAGGGCATAATATAACCAATGGATACGTTGTGAAAATTGGTAGAGAAGTTGGTGTTAGATTTGTTATAAATACTGATGCTCATGCACCTTCCGATTTGATAGATAGAGCTTTCGCTATGAAAGTTGGTCTTGGTGCAGGACTTACAATGCGTGAGGTAGAAATGGCTTTTGCAACGTCTGAGGAAATGGTCAGGAGGAAAATGGGGAATGAAAAAGCCGCCTTATAA
- a CDS encoding TrkH family potassium uptake protein produces the protein MKVKGIDLVVVFKVVVSILFYMSLSLLIPATYSLVVGDGQVMDFIYPFLLVGSIYLLAYQIEVKDDLTLKEAILSISLIWLIFPAISAMAYWINGAIPDFIEAYFESVSGFTTTGASILTNVEAMPKSLLLWRSTTNWVGGLGFVVFAIALLPALGSGGMQMMKFEASKAVEEKLKPKVKEVARIIFVIYNGLILAEILLLVIGGMPLFDAVNHAFCTIATGGFSVKNSSIGSYHSVFIEMVVALFMVFGSVNFLNWYHLYRTKNWRVFFKSEENKLYFTILGIAIVLCAFILTVDGFYNPLQALRYSIFQVINSASTTGFSSTDYTHWPTFVLAVLIILEFLGGVSGSTAGGLKQFRLVALGKSIYGELKKTAHPRLVYRIKLDGKTLDFSALNAIWAFGAAFTFITVIVGILLCLNGTDLVTAFSSSIACASCSGPGLLKTGPAGNYHFFADWQKFMLSIEMILGRLEIFALFAIFMPSFWKD, from the coding sequence ATGAAAGTGAAGGGTATTGATTTAGTAGTGGTCTTTAAGGTTGTTGTTTCAATTCTTTTCTACATGTCTCTTTCTCTTCTGATTCCGGCTACTTATTCTCTGGTTGTAGGTGATGGACAGGTTATGGATTTTATCTATCCGTTTCTTCTTGTAGGTTCAATATATCTTCTTGCCTATCAGATAGAAGTAAAAGATGATTTGACACTTAAAGAGGCGATTTTATCTATATCTCTCATATGGCTCATATTCCCCGCCATTTCGGCGATGGCTTACTGGATAAACGGTGCTATTCCTGACTTCATAGAGGCTTACTTTGAATCTGTTTCCGGTTTTACGACAACGGGAGCTTCCATACTAACAAATGTGGAAGCTATGCCGAAAAGTTTACTGCTCTGGCGCTCCACTACAAACTGGGTTGGCGGTCTTGGGTTTGTCGTTTTTGCTATTGCACTTTTGCCAGCCCTTGGTTCTGGCGGTATGCAAATGATGAAGTTTGAGGCTTCTAAAGCAGTAGAGGAGAAATTAAAGCCAAAAGTGAAAGAGGTCGCAAGAATAATCTTTGTTATTTATAACGGTTTGATTCTTGCTGAAATTCTTCTTCTTGTTATTGGTGGAATGCCTCTTTTTGATGCCGTTAACCATGCGTTTTGCACGATAGCAACCGGTGGTTTTTCCGTTAAAAACAGCAGTATAGGGAGCTATCACAGTGTTTTTATAGAGATGGTAGTTGCTCTGTTTATGGTTTTTGGTTCTGTTAATTTTCTTAACTGGTATCACCTTTACAGAACAAAAAACTGGAGGGTTTTCTTTAAATCGGAAGAGAACAAGCTTTACTTTACAATTCTTGGAATTGCCATTGTTCTATGTGCTTTTATTCTGACTGTTGACGGATTTTATAATCCCCTTCAGGCTCTAAGATACAGTATATTTCAAGTTATTAACTCAGCATCTACAACAGGTTTCTCTTCTACGGATTACACTCATTGGCCGACATTTGTTTTAGCGGTGCTTATTATTCTGGAGTTTTTGGGCGGTGTTTCAGGTTCAACAGCAGGTGGTTTAAAACAGTTCAGACTTGTTGCTCTGGGAAAATCCATATATGGTGAGTTGAAAAAAACTGCACATCCAAGACTTGTTTACAGGATTAAACTGGACGGTAAAACTCTTGATTTTTCTGCTCTTAATGCAATATGGGCTTTTGGAGCGGCTTTTACATTTATTACTGTGATTGTGGGAATCCTTCTTTGTTTAAATGGCACTGATCTTGTAACTGCATTTTCATCTTCAATTGCCTGCGCTAGTTGTTCCGGTCCAGGCCTTTTAAAGACAGGTCCTGCCGGAAACTATCACTTTTTTGCCGACTGGCAGAAGTTCATGCTTTCCATAGAAATGATACTTGGAAGACTTGAGATATTTGCACTTTTTGCGATCTTTATGCCTTCTTTTTGGAAAGATTGA
- the upp gene encoding uracil phosphoribosyltransferase has translation MITEVKNSFTSSLLTVLRDRKSDGVSFRKAAEKLTSVLISKALSNLPVDSVVVDTPVESGVKADVLNVDIVFVPILRAGLLMLHPAISLYERGRIGFAGVYRNEETLEPNLYYFKVPVVKDAFYFILDPMLATGGTAACVIGKLLGLNVKPDRIKFVSLVSAPEGIEKLEAFSGVEIFTASIDRCLNDKGYIMPGLGDAGDRFCYTEGVEVVEDYGI, from the coding sequence ATGATAACCGAGGTTAAAAATAGCTTTACATCTTCCCTTCTTACTGTTTTAAGAGATAGAAAAAGTGATGGTGTTTCTTTTCGCAAAGCTGCAGAAAAACTTACTTCGGTTTTGATATCAAAAGCTTTATCTAATCTTCCTGTTGATTCGGTTGTTGTAGATACGCCTGTTGAAAGTGGTGTTAAAGCTGATGTTCTGAACGTTGATATTGTATTTGTTCCCATTTTGAGAGCAGGGCTTTTGATGCTTCATCCTGCCATTTCGCTTTATGAAAGGGGAAGAATAGGATTTGCTGGTGTTTATCGGAATGAGGAAACACTGGAACCAAACCTATATTACTTTAAAGTGCCTGTTGTTAAAGATGCCTTTTACTTTATTCTTGATCCCATGCTTGCTACCGGCGGGACGGCTGCATGTGTAATAGGTAAGCTTTTGGGATTAAATGTAAAACCTGATAGGATAAAATTTGTTTCTCTGGTAAGTGCACCGGAAGGAATTGAAAAGCTTGAGGCGTTTTCTGGCGTTGAAATTTTCACGGCTTCAATTGATAGATGTTTGAACGATAAAGGTTATATTATGCCGGGTCTTGGTGATGCCGGTGATAGGTTTTGTTACACGGAAGGGGTGGAGGTTGTAGAGGATTATGGAATTTAA
- the hisS gene encoding histidine--tRNA ligase, whose translation MEFKTVRGVEDVIPPKSEKFEKIAETFKEKVKVYGFKEVILPVFEEAGLFLRSVGETTDIVQKEMYVFEDRGGRKIALRPEGTASAVRAYIQHGIYVKEPFTKWFYIGPMFRYERPQAGRNRQFFQAGCEVFGLSSPGADAEVILLASEILKALDVKFTLEINSIGCERCRPNYRRALIEYLSSKKESLCKDCQSRLERNPLRVLDCKNESCREVVREVPLITDYLCNECREHFERLKVLLKELDVPFVHNPFIVRGLDYYTKTVFEFKSENLGAQSTVLAGGRYDNLIKELGGGDVPALGFAMGIDRIMLLLPDEEKERKGLFVVTGGEKAYLEGLKLVKTLRDKGFYAEIDHRQGSFKSQFKLANKLNVKYVVIIGDEELEGGFYSLKCFETGKQERIESVAELLARL comes from the coding sequence ATGGAATTTAAGACGGTTAGAGGTGTTGAGGACGTAATACCGCCTAAAAGTGAAAAATTTGAAAAAATTGCTGAGACGTTTAAAGAAAAGGTAAAGGTTTACGGTTTTAAAGAGGTTATTCTTCCCGTTTTTGAAGAAGCGGGGCTGTTTTTAAGAAGTGTTGGAGAAACAACGGATATTGTTCAGAAAGAGATGTATGTTTTTGAAGATAGGGGTGGCAGAAAGATAGCTCTGAGACCTGAAGGAACAGCTTCTGCCGTGAGGGCTTACATTCAGCACGGTATTTATGTGAAAGAACCTTTTACAAAGTGGTTTTACATAGGTCCTATGTTTCGTTACGAAAGGCCTCAGGCTGGGAGGAATAGACAGTTTTTCCAGGCGGGATGTGAAGTTTTTGGTCTTTCTTCTCCCGGAGCGGATGCGGAGGTTATACTTCTCGCTTCAGAAATTTTAAAAGCATTAGATGTTAAGTTTACTCTTGAGATTAACTCTATCGGATGTGAAAGGTGCAGACCGAATTACAGGAGAGCATTAATTGAGTATCTCTCATCTAAAAAAGAGAGTTTGTGTAAAGATTGTCAGAGCAGACTTGAAAGAAATCCCTTGAGAGTTCTTGATTGTAAAAACGAGTCCTGCAGAGAAGTTGTTAGAGAGGTACCTTTAATAACAGATTATCTTTGTAATGAGTGCAGGGAACATTTTGAGAGACTTAAAGTTTTACTTAAAGAGCTTGATGTTCCTTTTGTTCACAATCCTTTCATCGTGAGAGGTCTTGATTACTATACAAAAACCGTTTTTGAGTTTAAATCTGAAAATTTAGGAGCTCAAAGTACCGTTTTGGCAGGTGGTCGCTACGATAATTTGATAAAAGAGCTCGGCGGTGGTGATGTTCCGGCTCTCGGTTTTGCAATGGGTATTGACAGAATAATGCTTCTCCTTCCTGATGAAGAGAAAGAGAGAAAAGGTCTTTTTGTCGTAACCGGAGGAGAAAAAGCCTATTTAGAGGGACTTAAACTTGTTAAAACTTTAAGAGATAAAGGATTCTATGCAGAGATAGATCATAGGCAAGGTAGTTTTAAATCTCAGTTTAAGCTTGCCAATAAGTTAAACGTAAAATATGTAGTTATCATAGGCGATGAAGAATTGGAGGGCGGTTTTTACTCTTTGAAGTGTTTTGAAACCGGCAAGCAGGAAAGGATAGAATCTGTTGCTGAAT
- a CDS encoding NAD-binding protein, protein MKKVCIIGAGVVGSSLAKKLSVSGYEIAVIDKNGAKIEDLTSTLDIMGIDCDATEVRCLDKVKDFELFIVVTDSDERNIAIAAILKSFFKKDKIIIRVSKNAFAAPPIKELLGVEPVNILTEVITKIIDTIRFPFARSVVRFEKGKLILLNYMVSSEDIFAGKQIKELQALRRLIPFTIAALERDGKVTVPDGDTIVYPGDSLFFVIKEEDVKMFQEHLLKNAEPVKLAFILGYSKFTVELLKRISDFEGLKIKLVEPDLQKCEETAGEFPNIDVLHGEVTDVELLKSEGIDKADLVIAITEDEENNVLSCILAKKLGAKRAAALIAHSEYENIIESIGIDTPIVPRKLLASRVYTTLSSKSLLDVFELRENIEILEMRVGEEWDGKQIAEIKCKECPLVLALKRDNDIQVVGGDTVVKKGDILICIRQR, encoded by the coding sequence ATGAAAAAGGTTTGTATCATAGGTGCTGGTGTTGTTGGTAGCTCCCTTGCAAAAAAACTTTCGGTTTCAGGTTATGAGATTGCAGTTATAGATAAAAATGGTGCCAAGATAGAAGACTTAACATCAACTCTTGACATAATGGGAATTGATTGTGATGCTACAGAAGTTAGATGTCTGGATAAGGTAAAAGATTTTGAACTTTTTATTGTTGTGACAGACAGTGATGAAAGGAATATAGCGATAGCGGCAATTTTGAAGTCTTTTTTCAAGAAAGACAAGATAATTATAAGAGTTAGTAAAAATGCTTTTGCAGCTCCTCCGATTAAAGAATTACTCGGTGTTGAACCGGTTAACATTCTAACAGAGGTCATAACAAAAATTATTGATACTATTAGATTTCCGTTTGCCCGTTCGGTTGTGCGTTTTGAGAAAGGTAAATTAATTCTTTTGAATTATATGGTTTCTTCTGAAGATATTTTCGCAGGTAAGCAGATAAAAGAGCTTCAGGCTTTAAGAAGGTTGATTCCGTTTACTATTGCCGCTTTGGAAAGAGACGGAAAAGTCACTGTTCCGGATGGTGATACAATAGTTTATCCTGGAGATTCTCTTTTCTTCGTAATAAAAGAAGAAGATGTGAAGATGTTTCAGGAACATCTCCTTAAAAATGCCGAGCCAGTTAAACTTGCTTTTATACTTGGGTATTCAAAGTTTACGGTTGAGCTTCTTAAAAGGATAAGTGATTTTGAAGGATTGAAGATAAAGCTTGTTGAACCTGATTTACAGAAATGTGAAGAGACAGCCGGAGAGTTTCCGAATATTGATGTTCTTCACGGTGAAGTTACGGATGTTGAGCTTCTTAAATCGGAAGGTATTGATAAAGCCGATTTGGTGATAGCTATAACAGAAGACGAAGAGAACAACGTTCTTTCTTGTATTCTTGCCAAAAAGTTGGGAGCAAAAAGAGCGGCCGCTTTAATAGCCCATTCCGAATATGAGAACATCATAGAATCAATCGGCATTGATACACCTATAGTTCCCAGGAAATTGCTGGCAAGCCGTGTCTATACTACTCTTAGCAGTAAAAGTCTTCTTGATGTTTTTGAGTTAAGAGAAAATATAGAGATTCTTGAAATGCGGGTTGGTGAAGAGTGGGATGGTAAACAGATAGCTGAAATAAAGTGTAAAGAATGTCCATTGGTTCTTGCTCTTAAAAGGGATAATGATATTCAGGTAGTTGGTGGAGACACTGTTGTTAAAAAAGGAGATATTCTTATATGTATAAGGCAGAGGTAG
- the murJ gene encoding murein biosynthesis integral membrane protein MurJ produces the protein MPENKSIGKSFLIVALSIFSSRVFGLLRDVVIASTFGAGRATDVFFVAFRIPNMLRRVFAEGAFSSAFTPAFAKKLQISKEEAIEFASRFFFILSISLITVVIIGEIFAPLIIKVIAPGFSGEFEKLAISLTREMFPYIFLVSLVAFFGGILNGYEHFFAPAFSTVLFNISLILCAIFLKNKLNIHALALGVVIGGFLQVLLQLYFLKREAFVPKPIPEIDEDVKKALKNIIPGIFGFGVRQLSMLADTIIASFLAAGAISYLYYANRFVQLPLGIFAIGLSQVLLPKLAKTFKDEDAFRYNLTIGLRLCAMIIIPSTIGLLFFGKPLIDIVFHHGKFTVKDLNATYYVLCGYGIGLLFYSFEKILVNAFYSLDDYSYPVKVGAATLIFNIIVNIILCFELNLGAAGLALGTAMTSLLNVVFLIRKLEKNVSFIDNWLKGNFKYLLLSLPIIPVAIYGTRIYFQFASPPLKITTIAVTILTAATVYFATLALTGDKIALKLIRRQ, from the coding sequence ATGCCAGAAAATAAAAGTATAGGAAAATCATTTCTAATTGTAGCATTATCTATATTTTCAAGCAGAGTATTTGGCTTGCTAAGAGATGTCGTCATAGCATCAACTTTCGGTGCCGGACGGGCAACAGATGTATTTTTTGTAGCTTTCAGAATCCCAAACATGTTAAGAAGAGTATTTGCAGAAGGAGCATTCAGTTCAGCTTTTACGCCAGCTTTTGCAAAAAAACTCCAGATTAGCAAAGAAGAAGCCATAGAATTTGCCTCAAGATTCTTTTTTATTCTTTCAATATCTCTTATCACGGTCGTAATTATTGGAGAAATATTTGCCCCTCTAATAATAAAAGTTATAGCACCGGGATTTTCAGGAGAATTTGAAAAGCTTGCTATCTCTTTAACAAGAGAAATGTTCCCTTACATATTTCTGGTAAGCCTTGTAGCCTTTTTCGGCGGTATACTGAACGGATACGAGCATTTTTTTGCACCGGCTTTTTCCACAGTCCTTTTTAACATTTCGCTTATACTCTGTGCAATATTTTTGAAAAATAAGCTTAATATCCATGCACTCGCTCTCGGTGTTGTAATAGGTGGATTTTTGCAGGTGCTTCTTCAACTCTATTTCCTCAAAAGAGAGGCATTTGTTCCTAAACCAATACCGGAAATTGATGAAGATGTCAAAAAAGCACTAAAAAACATCATTCCGGGAATATTCGGATTCGGTGTAAGGCAACTTTCCATGCTGGCAGATACCATTATTGCCTCTTTTTTAGCTGCCGGTGCTATCTCCTATCTTTACTACGCAAACAGATTTGTTCAGTTACCTCTCGGAATATTCGCGATAGGCCTGTCTCAAGTGCTTCTTCCAAAACTTGCCAAAACATTCAAAGATGAAGATGCATTCAGGTATAACCTAACAATAGGACTCAGATTATGCGCAATGATAATAATCCCCTCAACCATAGGCCTTCTCTTTTTCGGGAAACCCCTGATTGATATAGTTTTTCACCACGGTAAATTTACAGTAAAAGATTTGAACGCAACCTACTATGTGCTGTGTGGATACGGAATCGGCCTTCTGTTTTATTCCTTTGAAAAAATCCTGGTAAACGCTTTCTACTCCCTTGACGATTACAGCTATCCTGTTAAAGTCGGAGCCGCAACCCTTATATTTAATATAATCGTGAACATAATCCTCTGTTTTGAACTTAACCTCGGAGCCGCAGGATTGGCTCTTGGCACGGCAATGACTTCTTTGCTAAATGTTGTTTTTTTAATAAGAAAACTTGAAAAAAACGTTTCTTTTATAGATAACTGGTTAAAAGGAAACTTCAAATACTTACTCTTATCTCTTCCCATAATTCCAGTTGCAATTTACGGCACAAGAATATACTTTCAGTTTGCGTCACCACCACTAAAAATTACAACCATAGCAGTAACCATATTAACAGCTGCGACTGTTTATTTTGCAACACTTGCTCTAACAGGTGACAAAATCGCGTTGAAATTAATAAGGAGGCAATAA